A region from the Aegilops tauschii subsp. strangulata cultivar AL8/78 chromosome 5, Aet v6.0, whole genome shotgun sequence genome encodes:
- the LOC109773892 gene encoding protein ROS1A, producing the protein MQGFGQWLPQSQSAADLYFSSIMSSQLDTSIEMQTRNTAVAVLEDESAHSFGVTSAAGPIEVTRNDAGTIIDNENVAEPTGGIDLNKTPPPKAKRKKHRPKVLKPSKPPKSATPKPSKAKEEKPSGKRKYVRKNMPAGQPPSEQTAESHRKATVKPAKRSLNFEGEVPQENTHPGSQAQVVSCDPKDYQPSMPSTGQRNAQSQLTCHLDFTSSSMYSSANQMADTQLLPADNMKTSIYSSANQMANAQFLPAHNMPKGALFDLNSSTNQIQNEYANFLDGPAQFFQSGITETLQTNPLLELCAGMPDKNLPDLNSSITLMQGMPTNFTEYLLSSSQASVRETHMGKQMPNCQRMPENPVTPAQCFEGVAARENFNLNSCLREGGVTNQICHGYRSSQSPIPPPKQIEGHSAMENLNGLGTISDYLKFTTSPSPYRQTGGALGLHGSHSSSHVHALDTREHNASNGAHIPLGMNLDQQRNGWASVDACHAAPSQGSYFPETYKRMRTDNYSKCLNGAVGNTSTPTMYLSNNRNTNVVSAINSNVFTLADAQRLIAREKSRASRGMISFGGSGYNIVKRPEMIKEHYRPAIHGTACSDSVEAPDKHFRHITEKITQVPSNPNTLQSQNCSPRIGSHQPQFWQGNTIEVSDLPVEQHNQSTAPQDDTRNSFCMGPSDELGRSINGEISRFPVTPTGQSTGNNTMEKFGFQLETSGEVIMPLTSPRNSSPGTDVLRNENHQVEVCGETTVAKPSEKRKAGRPRKEIKPGENPKPRGRPRKQKVVGAELASKGSHTDPWPNEDISVISGPHAGVSPGSKGINTERSGESFPGAIAPPLDPLDLIIQKIQVLDINKSDDTGSAEPHGALVPYKGEFGAIIPYEGKGKRKYARAKVNLDPVTALMWKLLMEPDMVDGSEGMDKDKEKWLEEERKIFRGRIDSFIARMHLVQGDRRFSPWKGSVVDSVVGVFLTQNVSDHLSSSAFMALAAKFPAKPEVSKISADRMFHTASENVGCSGLFGDSVKLPGGILVEEASNTTGSLVTTEEKEGSNSSGLFGNSPGDGVDCTAGVYYNSYGTLPVRLHEGKTPAVGTESVVEVEDGALEDVVSSQNSAISSQSSPDYLFHMTDHMFPSTLLNFTAEDFVGRNMANGTSNSTTYTELLKMQELKSKPNEKEYDGVPIQCTNRGSIPSEVHNLNSKTQPLHASGSYHQNGRAHLPDITFSSDLEHSVYTGLNRTDDSRVTPAEIRYDCSLSSPGIDSENRSQTTDSLTALLYGIDGSLSQDKIPFPSMATQGADSISTLMDKYFHPSSSETASFAREQLSCENNLQRNDVVAAFVKQHGTLNLQEECTARAKQIGGENCQSGCSQQYGNVGLSSNMDGSHCSSNLYQNEKANSELLERVASESIEKPKDTNKALPEVPADRSKAKKARAGKKRTYDWDILRKEVLASRGNEERGENAKDALDWETIRQIDVKEISNAIRERGMNNMLSERIQDFLNRVVRDHGSIDLEWLRYVDPDKAKEYLLSIRGLGLKSVECVRLLTLHHMAFPVDTNVGRICVRLGWVPLQPLPESLQLHLLELYPMLENIQKYLWPRLCKLDQRTLYELHYQMITFGKVFCTKSKPNCNACPMRAECKHFASAFASARLALPGPEEKSLVTSGNPIASGSCQQPYISSMRLNQLDWNANAHDHILDNRQPIIEEPASPEPEPETAEMRESAIEDIFLDDPEEIPTIKLNFEEFAQNLKNYMQVNNIEMEDADMSSALVAITPEAASIPTPRLKNVSRLRTEHQVYELPDSHPLLEGYDQREPDDPCPYLLSIWTPGETAQSIDAPKTACNSNESGKLCDSSACFSCNSMREAQAQTVRGTILVPCRTAMRGSFPLNGTYFQVNEVFADHDSSRNPVDVPRRWIWDLPRRTVYFGTSVPSIFKGLTTEDIQQCFWRGFVCVRGFDRTSRAPRPLYARLHFPASKITRNKKGAASAGTDDA; encoded by the exons ATGCAGGGCTTTGGACAATGGCTTCCTCAATCGCAGAGTGCAGCCGATCTTTATTTCTCAAGTATTATGTCATCTCAGTTGGACACTTCCATAGAGATGCAGACTAGAAATACTGCAGTTGCAGTGTTGGAGGACGAGTCTGCTCATTCGTTTGGCGTTACAAGTGCTGCTGGGCCAATTGAAGTCACTAGAAATGATGCTGGGACCATTATAGACAATGAAAATGTTGCTGAACCGACTGGAGGTATTGACTTAAACAAGACCCCACCACCGAAGGCTAAGAGGAAAAAGCACAGGCCAAAGGTCCTGAAACCATCAAAGCCTCCTAAGTCTGCAACTCCAAAGCCTTCAAAGGCGAAGGAGGAAAAACCATCTGGTAAAAGGAAGTATGTCCGTAAGAATATGCCAGCAGGCCAACCTCCCTCAGAACAGACTGCTGAGTCACATCGCAAAGCTACCGTGAAACCTGCTAAGCGGTCTTTGAACTTTGAGGGGGAAGTTCCACAAGAGAACACACATCCTGGATCCCAAGCTCAAGTGGTATCTTGTGATCCCAAGGACTATCAACCATCCATGCCTTCTACCGGTCAAAGAAATGCCCAAAGCCAGTTGACATGCCATTTGGATTTTACCAGCAGTTCAATGTACAGTTCAGCCAATCAGATGGCTGATACACAGCTATTACCTGCAGATAATATGAAAACATCAATTTACAGTTCAGCCAATCAGATGGCTAATGCACAGTTTTTGCCTGCACATAATATGCCAAAAGGAGCATTATTTGACCTCAATAGTTCGACGAATCAGATACAGAATGAGTATGCTAATTTTTTGGATGGGCCTGCGCAATTTTTTCAGTCTGGAATAACAGAAACATTACAAACAAATCCTTTGCTAGAGCTCTGTGCTGGCATGCCAGATAAAAATTTACCTGATCTCAACAGTTCAATCACTCTAATGCAGGGCATGCCAACTAATTTTACCGAATACTTGCTTTCATCGTCACAAGCTTCTGTAAGAGAAACACATATGGGCAAACAGATGCCTAATTGTCAAAGAATGCCAGAAAATCCAGTTACACCTGCTCAGTGTTTTGAAGGGGTTGCAGCGAGGGAAAACTTCAATCTTAATTCTTGTTTAAGAGAAGGAGGGGTAACCAACCAAATATGTCATGGCTACAGATCGTCACAAAGCCCAATCCCACCTCCCAAGCAAATTGAAGGGCATTCTGCAATGGAAAATTTGAATGGACTTGGAACAATAAGTGACTACTTAAAGTTTACCACCAGTCCTAGTCCTTACAGGCAAACAGGTGGTGCACTTGGACTTCATGGTTCACACAGCTCATCACATGTGCATGCACTGGACACCAGAGAACACAATGCTTCCAATGGTGCCCATATTCCATTGGGTATGAATCTTGACCAGCAGAGGAATGGATGGGCATCTGTAGATGCGTGCCATGCTGCACCCTCTCAGGGGTCATATTTTCCTGAAACCTACAAAAGAATGAGAACAGATAATTATAGTAAATGCCTGAATGGAGCTGTGGGCAACACATCCACCCCAACTATGTATTTGTCAAACAATCGGAATACAAATGTGGTTTCAGCTATCAACTCTAATGTGTTTACCCTAGCTGATGCTCAAAGACTGATAGCCCGTGAGAAATCACGAGCTTCCCGAGGAATGATTAGTTTTGGAGGATCAGGATACAATATTGTTAAAAGACCGGAAATGATCAAAGAACATTATAGACCTGCTATccatggcactgcatgcagtgattCTGTTGAAGCACCTGATAAACATTTCAGACACATAACAGAAAAAATTACACAGGTGCCTAGTAATCCAAACACCCTGCAAAGTCAAAACTGTAGTCCGAGAATTGGAAGTCATCAACCACAGTTTTGGCAAGGCAACACGATTGAAGTGTCAGATTTGCCTGTTGAACAGCATAATCAGAGCACTGCCCCTCAGGATGATACTCGGAATAGTTTCTGCATGGGTCCTTCCGACGAGCTTGGCAGAAGCATCAATGGTGAAATTTCTAGGTTCCCTGTCACTCCAACAGGCCAATCAACAGGTAACAACACTATGGAAAAGTTTGGTTTCCAACTGGAgacttctggagaagttattatGCCCCTTACCAGTCCAAGAAATTCATCACCAGGTACTGATGTTCTGAGAAATGAGAATCATCAAGTGGAGGTTTGTGGAGAAACTACTGTAGCTAAACCCAGTGAGAAGCGAAAAGCAGGACGACCCAGAAAAGAGATAAAACCTGGTGAGAATCCAAAGCCTAGAGGTCGTCCAAGGAAGCAAAAGGTGGTTGGTGCAGAACTTGCATCCAAAGGTAGCCATACTGATCCATGGCCAAATGAGGATATTTCTGTTATCTCTGGACCTCATGCGGGAGTGTCTCCTGGTTCCAAAGGGATTAATACGGAACGAAGTGGAGAAAGTTTTCCTGGAGCTATAGCACCTCCACTGGATCCTTTGGATCTCATAATTCAAAAGATACAAGTCTTAGACATAAACAAATCAGATGACACTGGGTCAGCTGAGCCGCATGGTGCTCTTGTCCCTTACAAAGGAGAATTTGGTGCAATTATTCCATACGAGGGGAAAGGGAAAAGAAAATATGCTCGGGCCAAAGTGAACCTTGATCCAGTAACTGCTCTAATGTGGAAGTTATTAATGGAACCAGATATGGTTGATGGTTCCGAAGGGATGGATAAGGACAAAGAGAAATGGcttgaagaagaaaggaaaaTATTCCGAGGGCGTATTGATTCGTTCATTGCTCGCATGCATCTAGTTCAAG GAGATCGTCGTTTCTCTCCCTGGAAAGGATCAGTTGTGGATTCAGTAGTGGGCGTTTTTCTCACCCAGAATGTTTCAGACCATCTTTCCAG CTCTGCGTTTATGGCCCTCGCTGCAAAATTTCCTGCAAAGCCAGAAGTCTCTAAAATATCTGCTGATAGGATGTTTCACACAGCATCAGAGAACGTTGGTTGTTCTGGATTGTTTGGCGATTCTGTCAAATTGCCGGGTGGTATTCTTGTTGAAGAGGCAAGTAACACAACAGGCTCCTTAGTTACAACAGAAGAAAAGGAAGGAAGCAACAGTTCTGGGTTGTTTGGAAATTCTCCTGGAGATGGAGTAGACTGTACAGCAGGGGTTTATTATAATTCTTATGGGACACTGCCGGTTAGGCTGCATGAGGGCAAGACACCGGCTGTGGGGACTGAAAGCGTTGTTGAAGTCGAAGATGGGGCACTGGAGGACGTTGTTTCATCACAGAACTCTGCTATTTCATCTCAAAGTTCCCCTGACTATCTGTTTCACATGACTGATCATATGTTCCCAAGCACATTGCTAAATTTTACAGCAGAAGACTTTGTTGGCAGAAATATGGCCAAtggtacaagcaattcaaccaCATACACAGAACTTCTGAAGATGCAAGAGCTAAAGAGCAAGCCTAATGAAAAGGAATATGATGGAGTTCCAATACAATGTACAAACAGGGGGTCAATCCCCAGTGAAGTACATAACCTTAACAGCAAGACTCAACCTCTTCATGCTTCTGGCTCTTATCACCAGAATGGCCGAGCTCATCTCCCAGATATAACATTTTCCAGTGACTTAGAGCACTCAGTATACACTGGCCTTAATAGAACAGATGATTCCAGGGTCACACCAGCTGAGATCAGATATGATTGTTCTTTATCTTCTCCTGGAATTGACAGTGAAAATAGATCTCAAACGACTGATTCTTTAACTGCCCTTCTATACGGTATAGATGGATCCTTAAGTCAGGACAAAATCCCTTTCCCTTCCATGGCGACGCAAGGAGCTGACTCGATTTCAACATTAATGGATAAATATTTTCATCCATCAAGTTCAGAGACAGCGTCATTTGCTAGGGAGCAATTGTCCTGTGAAAATAATCTTCAAAGAAATGACGTTGTAGCTGCATTTGTGAAACAGCATGGAACTTTGAATCTGCAAGAGGAATGTACTGCCAGAGCAAAGCAAATTGGAGGTGAAAATTGTCAGTCAGGATGTAGCCAACAGTATGGCAATGTTGGACTTTCATCAAACATGGATGGGAGTCATTGTTCCTCAAACTTATATCAAAATGAAAAAGCAAATTCTGAACTCCTAGAGAGGGTTGCTTCAGAGTCGATAGAGAAACCCAAAGATACTAATAAGGCTTTACCTGAAGTTCCTGCTGACAGATCAAAAGCAAAGAAGGCAAGGGCTGGTAAAAAGAGAACATATGATTGGGATATTTTAAGAAAAGAAGTTCTTGCCAGTCGAGGAAATGAAGAAAGAGGTGAgaatgcaaaggatgcacttgaTTGGGAAACAATAAGGCAAATAGATGTGAAGGAAATATCTAACGCAATTAGAGAGCGAGGAATGAACAACATGCTCTCAGAGCGGATACAA GATTTTCTAAACCGGGTGGTGAGAGACCATGGGAGCATTGACCTTGAATGGTTGCGATATGTCGATCCAGACAAAGCAAA GGAGTACCTCTTAAGCATTAGAGGTCTTGGACTGAAAAGTGTTGAGTGTGTGCGTCTTTTGACACTCCATCATATGGCTTTCCCT GTGGACACAAACGTTGGTAGGATTTGTGTGAGGCTGGGATGGGTGCCACTTCAACCCCTACCCGAGTCTCTTCAGTTGCATCTGTTGGAGCT GTATCCGATGCTGGAGAACATACAGAAATACCTCTGGCCTCGATTATGCAAGCTTGATCAACGGACATT GTACGAGCTTCACTATCAAATGATAACGTTTGGAAAG GTATTTTGTACAAAAAGTAAGCCAAATTGCAATGCATGCCCAATGAGAGCTGAATGCAAGCACTTCGCGAGTGCATTTGCAAG TGCTAGACTTGCTCTTCCTGGACCTGAAGAGAAGAGTTTGGTTACGTCAGGAAACCCAATTGCTTCAGGGAGCTGCCAGCAGCCATACATAAGTTCTATGCGTTTAAATCAACTTGACTGGAATGCAAATGCCCATGACCATATTCTGGACAATCGCCAGCCAATCATTGAGGAGCCAGCAAGTCCTGAACCAGAACCAGAGACTGCAGAGATGAGAGAGAGTGCCATAGAGGATATTTTTCTTGATGATCCTGAAGAAATTCCTACAATCAAGCTTAATTTCGAGGAGTTTGCACAGAATCTCAAGAATTATATGCAAGTCAATAACATTGAGATGGAAGATGCTGATATGTCAAGTGCCTTGGTTGCCATAACTCCGGAAGCTGCATCTATCCCAACTCCTAGGCTCAAGAATGTTAGTCGCCTAAGAACAGAGCATCAAGT CTATGAACTGCCGGACTCGCATCCACTTCTGGAAGGA TACGACCAAAGAGAGCCTGATGATCCTTGCCCGTATCTACTCTCTATATGGACCCCAG GTGAAACAGCTCAGTCAATTGATGCACCCAAGACAGCATGCAACTCCAATGAGAGCGGTAAACTATGTGACAGCAGTGCATGCTTCAGTTGCAACAGTATGCGAGAGGCGCAGGCTCAAACAGTCAGAGGAACAATTTTG GTACCGTGTCGAACAGCTATGAGAGGAAGCTTTCCACTTAATGGGACATATTTCCAAGTAAATGAG GTATTTGCTGATCACGACTCAAGCCGAAACCCAGTTGATGTGCCGAGGAGATGGATATGGGACCTCCCTAGGAGAACAGTTTACTTCGGAACTTCAGTTCCTTCAATCTTTAAAG